CTCCAACAGGGGTGGATCAATATGATAGAATTAAATGTCATTATATTATTTatagaaaacaaaaggaaataTGTTTGGGTGAAACACAAAATGCCACGTGATTATAGATTATATAATCTATAGTTTTTTTTAATTTGTAGCAACACATGCCGTCGTTGAACTTGTATATATAGCTTAAATTCAACACATAGTTGTGTCTATTCATAATGACCCTTTGGTGGAGGCGCCGAAGATGTCGTTGCGGTCGTTTTTATCCGCCACACAGTGGGTTTTTTCACGCCAGAGTCTTTGGTTGGAGTTGCCGATGGGGTCTCCACAGTTTGTTCACTCTTCTTGTGACTTATGCCTTGTAATTTCCCCTTCACGTTTTCAACTCCAACGGTTTCCAATTCCTTATTTGGCAAAGTAGCTCCCTCCTCCCCCTTCTTATCCAAATCCATGTTTACGGCTAGAACACTTTGCAATTTCCTTTTACTATTATTAGCAAAGGCGGTAATCTCTTTATTTAACATATTTAATTTTTGAATCTGACCGCTTAGTTTCACATTGTCATCCAGAACAATTTTCATCTCCTTCTCTGTCTCCTTGGCTTGCTCCTTGGACATTTTATTCTTCTCCTCTGAACCCTCCAGCTTACGGTGCAAAACTATGTTTACACCTGCAACCTTTTCACAAAAATATTTCAGCTTCACTGCTTGGCCCTCTACTACCTGGAGCTGATCGTTCAGTTTCCTGTTCTCAGCCACAACACTCTCCATTTCACTTTCTGCCTCCTTTGCTCGGTCCTCGGCCTTTTTATTCTCATTCTCTAAAACCTCAATCTTATTGTGCAAATCCATGTTCACAGCTGCAACACTTCCTGAGAAGAAATCCAACTGTAAAACTCGGTCCTCGGCCTCCTTTTTATTAATTTCAGATTCCTGAAGCTGAGCATTCAGCTTCATGTTGTCAGCCACAGCACTTTCCATTTCTTTTTCTGCCTTCCTAGCACGTTCCTCAGCCTCCTTCTTATCTCTCTTTAACTCCTGTACCTGATCGTGTAGTTTCATGTTCTCAGACACAAAATTTTCCAAACTCCCTTTCCATTTCCTACCCAGATCCTCCATATCTTTCATTATCAGCAATGGTAGAGCTATACTGCTCTCATTGACCTGGTTCTGCGGTTCTACCTGCAAGAAATTTAATTAGCCGTAAAACAATCTGTTGGACTATCTACAAGTGCATTATGAACACATAGAAATAACgtacaatttatttatttttgaaccaTGCACGAGGACTCTAtgtgaatactccctccgtctcataatataggaACGTTTTCCAAGCTAACATAgtttgaaaaacgttcttatattatggaacagagggagtagatagaAACATAAAGTCAGATTACAAGCGACCCAAGGAGAAACGAAAACAGGCTCTCTGAAGACTGCTAATCTAGCTACAACCAAAGTAGAAGAGCAGTTGCACAGCAGAGAAGAAGTAGCATGTCATTGGCTAGCACCTAAATGTTGAAAAACATGCTGATCTAACTACCTGCTTGTAACAACAGAGCATGCTGAAAAACCCGCCACTATCCAATACCCTGCTTGTTACTAACTGAAAAACCCGCCACTTATTCACAAACTAGAAGTTGCTACCAGGGACTTTATGTTCGCCACATGGGTGGCGTTTTAGACATAGTCTCTATTCTTCCTGGTTATTTTAGGCATTTGTGCCTATATTTGTTAACATTCTTATCACTATGAAACTACGAACAATCCTAAACTGTTGGATGTGCATCTATCCAAAAAGCCAAAGAGCGCGCATCTGGGTGAAGCTCTTGGTAACCTCACGCCAAAACCATGCTCTTGGATCATTAAAGAACGGGAATTTTCACTAACCTGAATGTCATCTGCATTCCCCTTCTTGTTGTCGATGCGTGGATTATCTCTCCTCCAAATCCATGGTTTCTGTGGTTTATCTAACGACCAAAGCCCTCGGCGTGCCTTTTTCGCCTCTCTCTGCCACTGAACAAAACAATTGATTAAAATGTGAGCGAGAAACACATGCCATGTATAATTAAGGATGAGAAAATCACACATTATAGGCATTCACTTTGGAGTTTTGACCATTGGTTAATAACAAACCGGCATCATATGCTAAGTTATGGNNNNNNNNNNNNNNNNNNNNNNNNNNNNNNNNNNNNNNNNNNNNNNNNNNNNNNNNNNNNNNNNNNNNNNNNNNNNNNNNNNNNNNNNNNNNNNNNNNNNNNNNNNNNNNNNNNNNNNNNNNNNNNNNNNNNNNNNNNNNNNNNNNNNNNNNNNNNNNNNNNNNNNNNNNNNNNNNNNNNNNNNNNNNNNNNNNNNNNNNNNNNNNNNNNNNNNNNNNNNNNNNNNNNNNNNNNNNNNNNNNNNNNNNNNNNNNNNNNNNNNNNNNNNNNNNNNNNNNNNNNNNNNNNCCCCTTTCAGCATTTGTTCCTGAAGAATTTAGACACAAACATCACAGAACTGCAGGGGGGAAAGATGTACAAGCTAGATCATATTTTCTTTTTTTCGATAAAAGATCAGATCTTCTTTCTCACTTGGATAAAGACACCGTCACAGTAGATGTCACCAAGAGATCGTCCATATTTGTCTGGCCCATACACAAGAATCGAAACACGCTTCCCCCCAATAAGCCTCACCAATTCATCCTTTGACTCCATGCCATATTCCATATCCAGCTCCGGTGCATCAATCCCCCTATTGATTCACACAAAGTAAATGCACTCTTCTCTTGAAGCCTATTATAAAAGCCTATGGCACGACATATGATCATTAATTAATTCTCATAAGACAATACGTAGTAGTTACTATAAACTTTGACAAAATAGA
The window above is part of the Triticum aestivum cultivar Chinese Spring chromosome 2A, IWGSC CS RefSeq v2.1, whole genome shotgun sequence genome. Proteins encoded here:
- the LOC123190731 gene encoding uncharacterized protein (The sequence of the model RefSeq protein was modified relative to this genomic sequence to represent the inferred CDS: added 50 bases not found in genome assembly) translates to MGNIHQAGVKKDDHGGGDNQQLQVVSVLELQAGVVEDQPQPLGGWHAVEATSMLENCKANSTATDGGTSSRIDILGPATEQNIPKPSDPPHPCPPPQSLPEGVQSVLKTSRVNRKCIGDGDGFTAYEERIAGDTNIRDPPKYKIRMKGIDAPELDMEYGMESKDELVRLIGGKRVSILVYGPDKYGRSLGDIYCDGVFIQEQMLKGGFAWHYKMCDKRPEFAKWQREAKKARRGLWSLDKPQKPWIWRRDNPRIDNKKGNADDIQVEPQNQVNESSIALPLLIMKDMEDLGRKWKGSLENFVSENMKLHDQVQELKRDKKEAEERARKAEKEMESAVADNMKLNAQLQESEINKKEAEDRVLQLDFFSGSVAAVNMDLHNKIEVLENENKKAEDRAKEAESEMESVVAENRKLNDQLQVVEGQAVKLKYFCEKVAGVNIVLHRKLEGSEEKNKMSKEQAKETEKEMKIVLDDNVKLSGQIQKLNMLNKEITAFANNSKRKLQSVLAVNMDLDKKGEEGATLPNKELETVGVENVKGKLQGISHKKSEQTVETPSATPTKDSGVKKPTVWRIKTTATTSSAPPPKGHYE